A window of Rhipicephalus microplus isolate Deutch F79 chromosome 8, USDA_Rmic, whole genome shotgun sequence genomic DNA:
CACTGAAAGGTGCACTAGTGTTGAAAAACGCATcccaccaaagaaaaaaaaaggaaaagagctACAATCAGCGTCAACAAGTCACACAACAAATAAATTTTCCTGTAGGCCAACTCTGGATACGGCCAGAAAACTTGGAGAACAGTGTTAAGCCCAACACAGAGACCCAGGAGATACataagagagacaggaaaaagcGGCATCTAACAGCGTGACAGGTGTCACCTTGCCTCCTTTGTTCCAGCATCACTGCCACCACAAGCTTCGTCAAAAGAAACCGAGTCACCGCTGCAAGTAGCTCGACCGTCTTAAGGTCCTCTAAGTATCGTAGTATCGACGCGCGACTCTGGACAGGCTGGTGATTAAGATGGTTGTGATGGGGTGATAGTGATGGTGGTGTTGGTGGTTGCAATGGTGTTTGTACGTACGTACAGTGGCCGACAAGTTGCCCCACCAAACCGTTTGAACTTATGACTGCCGCACGAGTGAAAGATGGGAGATTTGTAGAGGTCGCTAATACTATGTCAGTAAGTGGCGCATCCTGCTGGCTGTAATGCCTTTTATGCGAAGTTGAATAAAGAAGCAGTTGTTTGCGTTCAGCGTCGACTGATCGTCTTCGCACGGGCTCTTCAGACACCCACGTTACGCCAGTGTTTCCGTCTCCGGAGAACTGTTAACACAACAGTCAACAGGCAATGCGACGATTACACTCGCTTAGGTACAGATGACTGAGGCGCAAAATACATATCCAAGAGCAACCAAAATCCTCAACTCGCCCCAAAAAGAAGTCATTTTGAATGAGTACACAACTTGACACCGCAGCGGCCGCCTTGTCAAGACTATGCACCCGTTGTGTACAGTGAATATAACTTCCTAGTTTCTGTACATCATGTGCTAGATGTGTTATGGAATACTTTGTCCTTTCGTTAAGTTAGTTTTTGCATACCTGGGTTTTTCAGTTATAACAAATTTTTTGTTCCCCTTAGTGCTTCTGTGTCGTTCTTTACGATCAAGTGacaatattattaatattgcacatttatttaCTTTCTTGAGACATTTTGGTATTTCTGAAATAGGAGTATTACTGTACTATCTTATTAGTTGTTAAAGATGATAGCCTTCCTTGGGATACCAGAATTTTTAGttcgtcgttctgtctgtctgtgtcgcAAGATTCAGCCATCCGGCCAAAGCTTATGCACTCGGTGAACGCCCGGTactcttgaactggtggctgcacTTATACTTTTGAACATTGTCGCTATAGTATGAATATTTGAGGAGTAACATCAATTCGTGAATTAAGTTACCATAGCCAATGCCTAGTGGATTGTATGTTCTCCTCGGCTATGAAAGGTGACTGTTTCGAATCGCACCGCCGGCACTCACCGGTTTAAGAAGCATGGGTACAGGCATCCCCCTTACCCGGCACCCGGTAGTCACAGGGGTCGTAATGCCTGGGAGTGGCGTGTGAAGTTGTGCCTTGCAATGCGTTGGTTCGAACTGGTTGAATTGGGCCCCGGTATAAGTGTCATTTGTCCTTGTGTCTGTCCTGTATGCGTTACCCTGAGCACGCATAATGTacctgaataagaaaaaaaattcctgtGTTCCTGCTACAAAATACATAGATACGCAATTCTGAAGACCTTAATGTTCTTTAGGCAGCGCTGAAAACGCAATGCTATGCATGAAAAAAGCCCTCTGCCGACAATATGGTGTGGCCTACTTCGGTGCACCAGTAGTGCATGCACACAGCCACTGACCCTTCCGCGCATTCATTCATGTCTCACAAAGGGTTCTTTGCAAACTATCGTGCTATACAGTACCACACTCAACCCAAACATTGCAGACATGTTGTGGAGGTATGAACACATGGCATGCCAATAGTGATAATGCGGTAAGATGAAATCTGTTCAAACAAATCTCCATTGCATTGATTATGACCAGACGAAAATGGTACGAGAACAGCATCACGGGTGGTCGCGAATGAGACCATAACTCCTGTAGTACAGCCAGAAGAAGactcatctttcgacgacatttgcaaagaAGCACGCAGATGTGTGCCAGATTTCTTCAATTAGCTCTGTTTGAGAAATTGAGTTACGCAGTATTCATAGTTGTCACCCCTATGTGATGCTTAAGACCTTTAGGTttttcaatgaatgaatgaataacaAATAATTATTATACAAATAGTTGTCCCTCAGAGATGCGCAAAGTCTTTGGACGTACCTTGCCTGTCAAGTCCCTGGCCAAACGGTCACACGTCCCAAGCTGCAATTGGAGGCACAGTACTGCTGCCACCACCTACCTACCTGTAATATATAGACAAGCTGGCTTCCAGCCTTGTGCTTAGCAGAGAGGTGTTCCAAGTCCCTTGGGAGGTCAACTCCCCAGGTTATCCGAGAAAGTTCACCTTTTCACGGGTTCTTTTCACATGCAACAGAAAGTTTATCAATGATTACGAACATGTCCAAACATAGGCACTTTCAACACACTGTTTTACACTTGTACAACCCGTCAACATAAATAACCTTCTTAATATCAGTGACCAAGCCAAGATTGCTACCACATTGTGAAAAAACGCTGGGGTTCTGCGTATCAAAACTACTGATACCAATATGAAGAGGGTAGTTAGAAAGCTCAGCATCAACTTTGATAAACTAAACTTCATGTACAATCGATATGCGCAATCGCTCGAGATAACCCCATCATGTCACAACAGGTCAAATCCCCAGAGATGTTAGCTCTGATCCACGCGTTCCAGTTGAAATTACACCAATAAGACCCGTACTGAAGACCGAAAACGAAAGTATTCACAAAGCTTGGCCCCAAATTGTCCCGCTTCAATTTGTGAGTACTGTACATTACAGACAAAGTTGAGGAGGGCACAGCCGTATCAACAAGTTGACTTTCACTCCATCCTTAGAGCAGTAACCGCCTTCCTCAGCAGCATGCAAAAataatgtgtggggtttaacgtcccaaaaccaccatataatcatgagagacgccgtaggggagggctcccgaaaatttcgaccttctTTAACCCATTGGCTTCCGGGTTGGCAAGGCCAGTGAACAGCAAACCATTTCTGACATTGTTTCATAGATGGCAGCGCAATATTTTTGCATTTTCCTTTTGCCTGGTATATtgtccgctagatggacatagttgccCACGTTATTTAGCTGTATataagagacagacagacacagaacttcATTGAGGTCCTGAGGAACACTATCTCAAGGAGGTAGAGCAGCGGTAAGccgagcctcaccgccgcatcgtgggccctcaggacagcccaaagttgatgtgcaagttctgagctcctGAGCGCAGAGCTGTGTctaagtctgcttttttttttttatttacagcaaAGAGCGCACTATCCCGCTTTTTCAAAGCGTGGTGGAAGAAACATGGTGCTGCAGCCTCACTAATGCGCCTACAAGCTGCCAAATGGGCTTGTTAGGCGACCGTTTCAATTACGTCTGGCACATGTCACAAGCAGAAAAACCGCATGACACGTGTGAATACAGGGAATACGGGATGCAATTGATCTGTAACAAGTTTCTAACCTTGCAAAAGTCTCCACACAACATCTGGGAGCCCGGATAAAGCCGCTTTCATTGTGGAACAGGCACCCAGTGATGGAAGTGTGTTTCACTTTTGGGGGCATACTTTGGAGCAGCCATATGTCTTtttggagaagaaaaaaaaaatgctagtttAGAGCAGCTACTGGCATTTTAGAAACAGATATTAAATTTGCCACACATTAATTGGAGTTCATAGCATTGTCGAAGAATCTCGTAAATACTAATatatttaacagacaacaatCCATATAAACTTCATGAAGCAAGCAATGACAAATTGTCAAAAATGTGGTGTGAAATGAGCTACAATTTAAGTACTAGTATTTGTGGCAGAAATGAAATCAAACCGGAAAAGCTGAGTGCCATTTTATAAGTAACCACAGTACCATATAACTGTTGTCAAATGAGCAGTGCACAACCAGTATGAGATAAACGTAATACTGCTCATTCTCACATTTCACCACACTAGCCAACATGTCTAgcttagggaaaaaaaaaacagccaaatgAGCTGTATGCTTAGTTCGTGTCGCACAAATGAGATCAGGGCCGATAATGCTGCACCAACGCCTCCTGCTGCACACTAGTAGCACAATGGGATGATAGCACACAGAttcttttcagtttctttagGACTTAGAGGAGTCGGGCAAACGGCAAAAGTTCGCCATTCTCATTCTCCGAGTGTCGTTTCGGAGCaggttttatttgtttatttctacatactgcagccccgcagggctatcgcaggagtatAGGCAAATACATACATAGAAGCGCATAACAAGCGCGCTCTATATCAATGGTTaataataaacaataaatattcATCCAGTGATAAAGATCGAACGTAACCAGGCCAGGAATTCCACAATTCaatagaatgaacaaaaaaactatatttaaacgCTATCGTACGATGAGCGAAGGTAGACATGTTTAACGCATGGTAATTTCGGGTGGTCGTTGGTCTAGCATGTGCTATATATTTGCCGAGTAAAGGAAACCGTGGGGAATTAAGGATAAAGAAACTTCAAACATTCAACGTGTCGACGGGAAGGTAAACTGGTAAGCTATCTTCCCGTCGACACGACAGGTTTCGAGCAATTACCCACAAAAACTACTGTTCGTAGCAACATGGGGCAGCATTTCTCCTTTAAGCAGTCTGAACCAAATGGAGCAGCACTTAACACAAAACGCAACGTGATTTCGGAATTGCAAGTCCTCCCAAGGACAGAAATGTCTCGTTTAGCAAAAGGCGAAGGGCACAAACACGAATTCCTTGCTTCGTAATCATGCCCTTCATAAGATGCACTCAGTACAAATGCAACACTGCAATCcactttttttccccctttttcttCTGACGCATGCATACAACACGGCACAACGCGTGCCACTACTCACGCAGTCTGACCACCCTCCTGCGGATGACAGTTTCCGCTTGAAAACCTAATCAAACTAAGCTGTCACGTGCGATAACATTCAAACTACTGGGCGCACTAAAAAGCACATCCGTTACACGAAAACACATCGGAACCCTAacggccgttttgataatggcgCCAAAGTGGAGAACAATAGCCCCATACGAAGCCCAGACGTTCCGAGAGTTGCCAAGTCACAATTCGATTCAGTAACTGCGTGTTCACGCATAAACTAAGCTGTTACGTGCGATAACATTCAAACAACTGGGCGCACTAAAAAGCACATCCGTTACACGAAAACGCATCGGAAGCCTAacggccgttttgataatggcgCCAAAATGGAGAACAATAGCCCCATACGAAACCCGGCAGTTCCGAGAGTTGCCAAGTCACAATTCGATTCAGGAACTGCGTGTTCACGCATAAACTAAGCTGTCACGTGCGATAACATTCAAAACTGGGCGCACTAAAAAGCACATCCGTTACACGAAAGgcaatggctgctgcgccgcgcggcgctccagccatccccacacagaactggctgctgcgccgcacggaagtgacgtcacaaaaatTGTCATGACATACTTCGTTTCCGATATAGCGCGTTGTTCGAATTTACCGAATCGGAACGTGGCTCAGCTGGCCAGCAGACGttcacttgctgctgctgctgctggagtacggctggttgctgcttctgcgagctgtctacaggccttgttctgctacatattcgcaagcctcgaacatcatcttcatctaagctcaaccgcttattttcactgctattttatatttactaacgttgtttatatccatcccaatacgtatttttgtgatttttcgcGTATAGGCTGATTTAGCAGTATCTGTGTGTGGCCCCTTCTTTGGTCATCCGTGTTAACGTGCTTCGTATCTGTGTCGTAGTGCATTTGCGTAGTTGACAGCCGTGTTTTAGACTAAAtattcactttcttgtttcttttttttttcatggtgtaatTCTGAATTGAAAGTGTGCGCAACATGACGCGTGTGTTAGTAGCGGGCGATTCAATGGTGAAATACGTCGACCAGTATTTCCCATCGCGCCGTGGCTTGTCTGTTAGCGTTGCCGCACACAGAGGAATAAGGATTGAGCACTTGCTCTCAATGATTGCTGACAAGCTGGCCAGTTTTGATGTTGTCATTGTACATGTTGGCACGAACAACACTCTTGACAGTGTCAACATGTGCATGGACAAATATCGCCAGCTCGCTCAGGGAATCATCGAAAGCAATCCCACGTTGCATGTAGCTTTTTCTGCCATTCTTCCTCGGGGGCAGAATCGGTACCGCCAAGGGGAAGAACAGTTGTGTGATGTTTGTCATTTGAATGACCACTACAGGAATGTGAATGCCGCACTCGCACAGCTTTGCCTGGAGAGGGGCTTCACTATCCTGGATAGTCTTGTGGACAGCTGGCCTGGATTCCTGAGCAGGGATGGTGTCCACCCCAGCCGGCTTGGCAACAAGGTGCTGGCAGACTTCCTGTACCGTGAGGCCTGTGCCTTGTCCACCCAACTAGAGAGGAGACACATCCAACAGTCCTACAAGGAGTCCAAGGCATCTGCATGGAGTGGGTGGGCTCGGCAGGAGCACTTTTCCATCAACTTGGAAGTCGATTTTCCAGCACTTGGTATGCATGCAGTTCAATATTCTCCAGCAGTAGGTGGACCTTCCGCTGCACCAGCTCCTGTCTGGAAAACCAGCAGTGCTCTCATGCAGAGACACGACACTGACCAACTGGCCAGTACCATTCATGGTATTGGCTTTACGCTCGTTGGCGGTGTCCGCGTTCGCTGCAAGGGAAGCAAGGCTTGGTGGACCTGGGACAGCCTGCCTTCCCCCATTTTCCATGGCACAAGTGTACCATGCAAGGGAAACACTGGGGAGAGGCCTATTCAGCCAATGATCCCTAGTCGAGGTGCAAGCACCACTTGTGACAGGAAAATAAGGAGAGCCTCACAGGAGCATGAGAGTGCTCTTGTGCGCTCTTCTGTGGGGGAAGAGgaggccagtgctggaaaagcagctgtgccacaggctgtcggccagtgtggcgacagtgagtggaaactggtgcagtcaaagaagagccggcggaaggctgcggcactgcacaagcaagaacagagctctaaactgtgtgcagacagtgaaggcaaagttcttgctgtgacagctgccaagtccatcaggtccacttcacctatgacagcagttgtgagccagaaacagattcagtctgcttcttccgctgtctgtggtagaaagcctgaaggacgagccagtgtctcgcacaacgtcattcgtgatagttttaaaaaggtgcagcgtgttcctagcaagcagttgaaagactgctcagttagttccgcgactcactgtgaatctgtcacgaatgacgctgtgaacgaggtttctgtctgcaaaagccatctaccagcactgactcgggattgcatgcgaattgagcgcgatcctggcacagaggctggtgaccctatggaagctgggtgcactgcagctgtgcagtacaagtattgtgaggctGCTTTGACATCCAGAAGCAGGCCTGTCAGCCTTGGTGCCCAGGCTATTTGTGTAAACACTGGTGCCAACCCAACCGTCCTCAATAACCCAGTAAATACACTATATGGTGGGGGTAGCAAAGTTTATTTAAATGCAACATTTGATAACTTTCCTTCTtttaagaaaagctttgatgagtggtgcagggagggcaggcatgtagtcatgataaataagagtaataaaagtccattcacatcagaagataaggacttcgagtatattaggattaaatatagctgcattcacggtcgcacaataaagcccagggggataggaaagcgaccaaagcaagcttacaatggtactggctgtgaaatgacagtatcggtaagcctatgtaaatcgcctactctgcactacaagataactaaactacaagctaagcataaccatcccacagaatattatgatttgtATCCTCAGAAGAGGCTTCTGAAtcatggagaaaaagaagaattctTTGACTTAGCTAAATGTAATATTGGCGCAAAGGATTTTAAAAACTTGGTCGAGCAAAAAACTGGTAAGAAGTTAACTACAAAGGACATTAATAATTACAAGCAACGATTTTCTATTCCTATCCGCAATGAGCAGGCTCATGGTGAAATGGTTTTAAAGGAGGTAGAGACCTTGCTAAAAAATAATCCAAACTGGGTTATTCACtatgaaatgaatcaaaataataacctgcaattcatacttcttcaaacaacgcacatgcgtgagattttggaaaagtatccagagattctatttattgatggaacgtataaagtgaatattgagggttatattctttactctatattagttcaagatggtcgtggtcgtgggagacctgtgtgttatgccttcttacgaaatgagacgactgaaattgttgagcccatgttcacaaagtttgtagatttcaacccatttgttgtgtctgcttgcaaagtagtgatgattgataaagatctcaatgaactgcgcattttaaccaatattcttcctaattctaacatacttttgtgtacatggcatgtgttgcattgtttccagcaaaaggttaatgaaaaagctagacagcaacgtgatcagttggttcctctcttaaaaagcttagtttattcccccactgagcaagactacttcgataagcttgctaacctccaagctatgacttgcacagatttcatttcttactatatgcataactggcacttgtgtaaggaaatgtgggtacatgcatatcggcaagcccttcctacatttggtaataatactaataatcgcattgagtgccacaatcaaaagattaaaaattatctctcttcaagcatgcatttggttcaagcaatagaagcattggtaggttacattgataatgattctttatctctacagttctctaagcttaaagaaatgaagctgaacctaaacataaatgatttcaatgacccatttcagctagaattgtcccgtaattgcacttctgaggctacaagtaaagtactagagcagtatgagaagtttaaaaatgtaagttatcaagtcacttccactcctaattcttatgttgtagtttcaccaagatcacagtacagtgtttcattgtgcttggcttcttgcacatgtgctttttataaccagtacactctgccttgtgcacatattttagcagtgcgtgactttactaagcaagatcttttcgacaaggcttgcataccagacaggtagtgcaaggatcatttcctgagtgacagctgcacaaccactagtgccacaccagtggtaacaagcagcattcagtcaccaccctgtgtgaagcttgacactgcacaagagaagtatacttatgcttataagagtctttgcgaaatgtcaaaaaccgtggctaacgtattatctaattgtggtgagaaggaGTTAATGGAAAAACTTTCGTCCTGCGAGGCTTTCTTCAGAAATTTAACCACATTTCCTCGTAACCAAACTTCAGCAGCCATAAAGGCTGCACCAGCTCAGTTAGCACAAACTAGTGCCACAAGTTATCTCGGGCATTCTAACagtacaaaacttgtggtacctttggttaaagcaagaagggggcggccaaaaaaagtgagagctgtcaagcgtaaatttttcccaaatcaagtaaaaaaggtaggccttgcaactgttaaagtagacatgctaaatgtctacaaacggtattctctttcagatgcagatttaaatgttctggtacagggcacctccatatcagatagcgtaatcaatgtcgcacagtatttaattcagaaaaagtatcctacttgtgtcggctttcaagatgtcttactgggccgatgtttacaattcactcaaatcaaaggccctttcgttcaaatcttgcatgttcagaaccccaatcattggcttacagtaacaaatgttggtgcggacaaaaacacagtcttcatatatgattcaattgatcaagatacccctcctgacgctgttaggcaaatctgtcatattctaaaattacaatcgccaacattaaccattcaaacaatgaaggcacaaaaccagtgcaacacacttgactgtggcttgtttgcaattgccaacatgtattatatagcgtcaggcagaaaaccagaaactttgaactttaaccaagttatgctacgcaaacatttgctgcaatgcatacagaatggtatgatcgaagactttcccctcataaactccatggctgctcgcgtacagccaagagatagtatttacaagttacattgtgtctgccggcaaccacaatatagtggggtagtattggacattacttgtgcaagttgttcaagaggatttcacggagcttgtctcggctctttagcagctaacttggacaaaaaagtattcgtCTGTTCTCAGTCATGTTTGCTGGTTTCCAAGGAAAAGATACATTCTTCTAATCAATAATAGCATTACATTTTGGTGTAGACATATGGCAAAATTTCTAAGCATTCTTCATGTCTCCTCGtctaatttttgcttttctttaaagggccactcaccgggtttggcgattttgagctgacaagtgcaatgcgtacatcgggagtttatggtcacgtctgccaaacattgcaactctatgcgacgtggaaatgggtcaaatttcaaaacgaacgcttctcccccttttttttgggtCGCGCCCCCAGAGAAGGAGGTTATGATGTGCAAGTATGAATCGCCCTACATAcacagcagtgcagtgacgttggtcctatatgtatacgactgtgctctgacgctgccaacagtggcacgtgacatgacggaaattatttaacgtgacatgcgtagttaatgtaatttgttgcttgaagagattaataaaacttgggatacatattgagacgcaatagaAGAATGCGTTTGTCTTTTGCATTTTTTCCCCGTGAATTCCAACGAGATGTCGAGCTAATGTGctagcgtttcgcatgcgtttgtgtctccgcggttactgcatcaagcagactcctgtcctggaaaagaaattaatggtcctgcgcattcgagcactcattatgctcatcttttcaaccgcatcaaagccagcgtttccaaacaatgtcgcaaaaacaggcagtagacacaatacaatgctggtcaacaaaaaaacaccgctcgcgcgctcgagggttgggcttgtttgagcacgtcatgtgcacgtgacctcttggttggatgctggagagggtaggaaagagatttggcttgtgaaggctacacgggggagtggcaagggttttgagcttgcctcctttcatccttgtttcctgctgttaaaaaaagaagaaactgttttctcagctcgtaatgaaccgaatGAAAAACTTTTTGTGGTATAATGCTCTCCGTTAGATACACAACTTCCAGAGTTTgttatgggacctggtgagtggccctttagggactgacttcagggatcgaaagtatgaagttaggcatgttggtaatgcataacggatcacatagcacaaaaatttgacccaggacaagagaaggaacaaacacgagtgctcacttccaagaagatttatcttgaagagcaaacacatatatactcctgaaatgtgaaaatcaggcaaatcattcaagacgcccacaactgccatgcgcaaataaatatcttacattttcaaaaaagacaatttgacaAAGCCCGAGACATAGTGCTGATGCAattcagctctagtctacaaatcctctttgcctcgataatttctcttgtcattttatttgttgttttttcttccagcaataatgatgtcccgcaaaatcattttgcagccacacgtgctgcaataaacacccttgtaacctcaagaatggtcgcaatcgtttcttggccttgcactgtagcaggtgtggctccaaaccacttttgtgtgacaccattatcattgggaaaaaaaaactacaagagaaattgtcgtggcgaaaaagatttgtagactagagctgaactgcatcagtaCTTTCTCTCACTCTGTCTCTAGGGATCTGTCAAAACGAATTGTCTTTGCTGAGGATGTAAGGTTTTcgtgcatggcagttgtgggctttttgaatgatttgtctattttttgcatttcaagagtatatatgtttgctcttcaagataaatcttgttggaggtgagcactcgtctttgttccttctcttgttctgggtcaaattttcacattatgtgatgagttaactttctgcatgcaccaccttattttttttccttgttgtaagctagtggtggagcgttaactagaagtacataaaaacattgccaaatgtatgttaccccaacgaaccaaattcctttgttgaggcaatcctttctgtggcattccttctttattgacttctcatcacgtcaaacctcacacctgtctctttcataaaagttctagaactagttcttgctttgttttgtttttttgccaaaagTAGAAA
This region includes:
- the LOC142769222 gene encoding uncharacterized protein LOC142769222; its protein translation is MTRVLVAGDSMVKYVDQYFPSRRGLSVSVAAHRGIRIEHLLSMIADKLASFDVVIVHVGTNNTLDSVNMCMDKYRQLAQGIIESNPTLHVAFSAILPRGQNRYRQGEEQLCDVCHLNDHYRNVNAALAQLCLERGFTILDSLVDSWPGFLSRDGVHPSRLGNKVLADFLYREACALSTQLERRHIQQSYKESKASAWSGWARQEHFSINLEVDFPALGPVHCGLTLLSSHQEVG